tcaactgGATTCATCATAATGTTGGcgatttgtaataaaatgtacaaaaacgtctttttttcttatgggaaatacatgATAAACTtcatttattattctatttatatagGATAAATTAATTCTCGCTCACAAAGTAAtatctaaattaaatataaaaaatttcgtttctcccaaagaaatttattgacaaccatttctcttaaaaatacaCGAAATATTTAATTACTCAGACAGTATTACAAAATGTACAAATAActagatataaataaataatttgattataacTATATAGAGATTTAATATCGAGGTTATAGCATAATATTGCTATTATAAAAGGGATTCTGCTGCTATCATTTTATCTGAGATTGAAGAAGATTATGCTGATTTTGTACTGACCAAGCCTTAAGCCTAAGAAGTATTAGAAAAATATGGCTACGAAAATACATCGAGTTTAAGGGTGTGCTTTCCTTAaagcaaaatagttaagttcGTAAAACGACACAGATTTTACTTAAATGCGCATTTGAAAAATgggatgaaaaataaataaaaacctaaCAAAAGGGTTTGATTTTAACAGTCGGAAAAAAACTCGACAAACTTTATATTGGACCTATGGTATGCAAACCTAAATTGAACATATggtagaataaaattaaattggaCATTTGGTATACAAATATAAATTGGACATCTCGTATACAAACTTAAAATGCACCTAtgatatacaaattaaaatttgtgcatcTGGTATATCAACTTAAATTGGATATAtggtataacatttttaattggatatttggtatgcaaatttaaattttacatttagtCTACAAATTTAAATTGGACATCtggtatacaaatttaaattagagCAGACAAACCTAAATTGGACATCTGGCATACAAATTTAAATCAGGCATCtggtatacaaataaaaatgtctgaaactggcataaattttaatttgacatctggtataaatttaaattgaacctATTATGTACGAACTTAAATTGGACATCTGGTACACAATTTTATATTGGATATTTggcatacaaatttaaattggACATTTGGTATACAAATGTAAATTGGACATCTCGTATACAAACTTAAAATGCACCTAtgatatacaaattaaaatttgtgcatcTGGCATATCAACTTAAATTGGATATAtggtataacatttttaattggatatttggtatgcaaatttaaattttacatttagtCTACAAATTTAAATTGGACATCtggtatacaaatttaaattagagCAGAAAAACCTAAATTGGACATCTGGCATACAAATTTAAATCAGCCATCtggtatacaaataaaaatgtatgaaactggcataaattttaatttgacatctggtataaatttaaattgaacctATTATGTACGAACTTAAATTGGACATCTGGTACACAATTTTATATTGGATATTTggcatacaaatttaaattgaacatctggtatacaattttaaattggatatttggcataaaaatttgaattttgcatatGGTATACAAATTTAAATGGTACACCtcgtatacaaatttaaattaagcatctggtatacaaatttaaataattcatctggtatacaaatttaaatttgaccagACAAACCTAAATTGGAATCtggtatacaaatttaaattgtatatcTAATATACAAACTTGAATTGTACCTATAGGTACACATTTAAATTTGACATCTggtataagaattaaaatttgtacatctgatgtgaatttaaattttacatctgGTATGTCAACTTAAATTGAACCTGTCATGTATGAACTTAAATTGGACATctggtataaaattttaaattggatattaggcatacaaatttaaaatgggcATCTggtatacaaatttaaatgaaaaatcttgtaCACAAACTTAAATTGGACGTCTGGTATGCAACCTTAAATTAAACTTaggtacaaatttaaatttgacatcTGGTATATAAACTTCAATTGGACCTATTATGTACGAACTTAAATTGGACATCTGGtacacaattttaaattggaCACCTGGTATACAAACTTAAATTGGCCCTATGATGTATAATCATAAATTGAACATCTGGTGATTTAAATTGGACATCTTGTAAACAAACTTAAGTGGAACTATagcgtacaaaattaaatttgacaactagtatacaaatttaaattaaacatctgGATACAAATGTAAATTGGACATCTGGTATGAAAACCTAAATTGTACATCTGGTATACAAATGTAAATTGGACATCTggtataaaaacattaattggaCATCTGgtataaaaacataaattgtacATCTGGTATACAAATGTAAATTGGACATCTggtataaaaacttaaatttggatATATggtatgcaaatttaaaaatggacTTATGGTATACAATAACAGGATATTTGGAAAATAGTTTTGCAATTTTCTGGACAACTCTGTGATGccgatctttttttatataaataaacttcAGCAGTCCTTTGACACTTGGAGAATTTAGGCATCTCCTCTGAAGGTGAAGATAGCGTCCAAAAAGAAGAGAGCTCCTTCGATGATGGCCATAGAACCTTTGGCAATTCCTGTGTCCTTAGTCTTGCTCTTATATAGTCTATCAAAAGCTTGAATGTTCAGTACTCCAACGACTATGAAAAGTGCACAACCAATGACGCTGTAGaacaaatcctggaaaaaataattaaaaattggatgaattataatttaaaaaaaagataaatcaggGATGCTCCAGATTcccaattttcaaattcgttgacTTTTCGtaaccaatttttcactttcCCTGATCGTTCTAGATTTTtcttttaggtataaaaaaagttacaataatattaatgcaaaaaaaagggtttgtttctaaaattattttgaacacttttagtgaaaatgaaagcattcaatctttagttaaaactatttttaacaaaaaaaaaaaaaagaactttcaacaaaacagtttaattttcaaccaaagaattatattttatactaaaatgatgaacattcAATTACagcaatgcattttcaactataaagttgaatttttaatccaaacaatgaatttctaccaaaaaaaagatgaattttcaacaaaatacgtgaatttgtaactaaaaaagctaaactttcaacaacaaaaataaactacaaaaaagaaacaacatagaaataaatttcgaaccaaaaataaaacagttaaattatcagttaaaagaaattaatttgtagctaaaaaaaaatattcagttaacattttttaacaaattagttaaattttcaaccaaagagaaaaaacaatttttttatctaaaattattagtattaaaacaaaaaataatgaattttccatcaaataaaatcaattctcaaccaagaagattaaatttctatcaaaaacgatcaattttccacaaaacgtggaacagttaaatttttagttattgacataaatttctaattaaacaagacagcgaatttctaacaaaagagttcattttttgacagcaaaaaatgaatttttaccccaaacaGATGATGTTTCAACGAAAGATCAATTGTCCGCAAAAAATacaagttaaaaagaaatttactttttactttaaaccaaaaatagaatagtcaattttcaactaaagagatgaaatttcaaccaagaagattaaatttccgtcaaaaaagatcaattttcaacaaaatattaaatttttagatataaatattaatttttaactcaaatgatggaCATTCAtccaaaaacttgattttaaataaaaaccctgCATTTCCAACaacagcaaaaaacgaattttgaatcaaatggttcaattttcaactacaaaaaagaagaatttttaaccaaaaagatgtatttccaaaatattaattttcaacaaaaaaaaatacaaattaaagaaaaaattaatttttaatttaaaaagaagcattttcaagcgaaaataaaattgttgaatttttggttaaaaaaattaatttttaattaaacaaaagcgaatttttaataaattagttcaattttcaactcaaaatatgaattttctataaaagaagacaatttttcaacaaaatacatgaattttcaactaaaaaagaagatacttcataccaaaaaaagaatagttcaattttcaattagaaaaatacattttcaacaaaaaaagaacgaataataattttaattcaaacggtggaatttcgaacaaaaataaacgatttttaaacaaaattatcgaattaaaaaaaaattaacttgaactCCTCTTGCATTCCCTGACCATCTTTAAATCccctgattaattttaaattccttgacttGTAGCAGAGCTGTAAgtgaaattaatgtaaattaaaattatttattatttaattatttaccacTCGGCGGTTGACTGGTGTTCCCATTATTCCACCGGCAAATAAACCGACAAGGATGATTAGATATCCACCAATCGTACCCATAGTCAAAAATCGAGTATGCTGTTCCGTGGCAACGTCATCTGAATAGGCATGAAGTACCAAGAGGACGATAACTATTAactgaaaagaataaataatatttaaatacaaaaattaattttaaaagtacacGGGTCTTTGCAGATTTCGCAgctcaaaattctctcaaaactcGCTAAATAGGGTCATTTTTCACtgaataggggaataaattcttttaaataaaattaataatacctAAAAGAaatcaacaaaaacgttaatttttaaccaaaaaagacaaatttctttttaataaatgtaatagttgatattaaaaaaaaaaaaaaacagttaaatttaacaaaaaatactaattttgaacaattatcgaaagaaataatctcttgacaagaaatgtttaattgtcaataatactaaatgattttttaacgatttctggaattagaacatttatttcttattaatgaATATAGGTGATTCGAAATTCATTtacaacgaaataaaaaaattcgaaaaagaataaaatttgtgaaataaaccatttttatgttTACAATCGTTCTTAGAATCAagcatatattttcttttaaaaattccatcatcaaaagtgaaaaattaatacttATAAGATAagctttataattatatttgtgttacgatatatattttttaaattttgtactttactatttaaaaataatttatttatgtgtGTTTTcatcagtaatttttaaataaaaattaataaacaaaattgttcatttattttgtaaaaagtttaattaattataataaactaCAAGGGTTAGAATGATAGTTTAGAATGTGTAGAATGATTTAGTAAAACAATTACTTTTAGTTAATTTGCGGTttaattgcagttttcaatttcaGTTCACagtcaattttctacctaaataatagaattttcaacaaataagttgcaTTTCTAAGCCATAAAGTCCATTTGTCTacgacagttaaattttcaacctgaaaatatatgaatttccaagaaaaaagttaattttcaactaaaaactatcaatttttacccaaaaattgaatagttgaatttgcagttcaaaaaaaaaagaatcttcaaaataatatttaaatttttaaccagagagatgaatgcaactaataaaataaattgtccaccaaaaaatataaaggtccaaggaaaaaaattgcattttgaacaaaacagttaaatttgaaaaacgaaGACTGATTtccaacaatttagttgaattttcgaccaaaaagattatttcttaatttcgaactttttaaaagacaattgaattttcaaccacagaattttccttccaaaaagacgatttttcaacaaaactgttaaatttccgATCAAAGAAGGTTATACttcttaacaaaacatttgagtttttaattaaataattaaatttctaagaaaataattaagtttttaacccacaacgatgaattttcaacaagataatcaAATGGTCAATAAAATGttagaatgtttaaccaaatagttccattttcaataaagaagattaattttctaccaagaaatttttcttccaaaaaaattaatatcaaacaaaaaagttaaattttcaacgaaacatatgaattataaaaaaatagttggattttcaagtagAAATACGAACTTTTTAGaggtagttaagttttcaatcgaaaaatattaattttctttccaagAAGAAGATTcataaaattagtcaaattttcgaccaaaaaatatgactttttgacaaaataataaatttatcaacattgataatcaagttttaaacaaaataatataatgttgaaaaaatagttgcatttttaataaagaagattaattttctaccagaaaatacaaattataaacaaGACAGTTgacttttcgaacaaaatttttgaatttgcattaaaagaattaaattataaacaaagtagttgagtttttaaacaaacagttgagcTATAAACTtaccaagatgaattttctactaatatgtcgaatttttaaagccaaaagacgaattttttaaaagatggaGGAAACTTGCATTCCAAAGggtaaattttctttacaaaaagacaaatgttcgacaaaacagttaaattttcgaagaaaaattactttaaagaaaatattagatgttttaacaagataattaaattttcaaccgaatagttgaagtttcaaacaaaagcgatcaatcctaaaccaaaaatataataatccctcgaactaaaaataattaactttgaaccaaaaatagtttaattttcttattaagttATATTAATTCTGTTAAccagaaaaaggaaaaatttctgtaaaacaagggaaagaggaaaatttaaaaaaaggaggaaTAAGGGAAAGAGTGTGAGTCTGTTAGTGTTAAATTTCAAGAGCGTATCATGCAAATCTTACaggtatacaattttaattaaattaaactgtgTATGGAAACAAAAAAGGAGAACATCGACCGCAATATAtactttgtaaataattaattatatgctACGTGAGTGCGCTCCACTTGAAAATACACTCTCAGTACACCTTGAATCGATTAGTCACATACATACTAACCATTATAAGAAACGCACaacgaatacaaaaattttaatttataaaacacaTTGTAGTTGATAAAGAAACAGGGACAATTtagagagaattttttatttattattatatatacatttttttatttatatatttattaataataagaaaacacatttttctgtCAGGCTTAAGGTCGGATTAAGGACCTGCAACTTAAGGTGGGATCCGAACTACTAGAATCTCCGTAgaagtaaatagaaaaatttcctgAGGTGccggctcagggattgaaccccgGACCTTCAAAGGGGAAGTCCGAACGCCTAACTGCCTGAGCCAtcaagatttttatattatttttattattactacacacacacacacacgtttaaaatgaaaaaaacatttaggCATACACTCTTAAAAATGTACAATGGggcttttcaaataaattattgcactcaccaaaaaagattcattggCCCTTAATCAAACAAGTTTCTTTGATACCAAGAAATTtcgtttgaatcaaagaaatggtttttcgtttcaatgaaaatttttcgttcatataaaatgattttcttcattattagaagttttaaagttttaaaaactcaaaacctctaaatatctcttgaacttaCTCGGAATTAtgtctaaattaataatttttcaaatattatttatttcttaatatttgttttaaaatctttttaaatattctgttaaaatttttctaaattaaaattcaattttcgcagGAAATTTCGGAatcttcaacaatttaaattttgctaaacatttttgaaatattttctagttttaattaagtttcaatcttttcaaaacgtctaaatatctcctaaacttgCTCGAAGTTTTATCAACCGAGTAATTGTTTAACTTCaacttatacataaaaattcaataatttcacttacatataaatttttcttaaatcaaataataaaaatcataacgttcaaagtttaaatttaactgtctAAAATGTTAACGATGCAaggttttctgttaaaaaaatttcactttcaaattgttgactttcgaattttgatttataattgctaattttaaataaacagtcaaagaTTTccaagtattaacaaattatttttttctttaattaaaaaaatgtcattatataAATGggctaaaatgacattttttgcctgaaaaatttttaatataatttgaaattgaacagaACCATTAAActatgaatctattaatttggaattgttttaaattaaagatggcttataaagtttcaatcgtcAATTTCTACCGTTAAAATCTAAaggttatttaattttgaacggattcaaaaacgttctggaaaaaaaattattgatccaTTCTTGGTTTtcaactacagttcaattttaaaaatcattaaataatttatatttccagttgatcaacttgaaatgttttttgttaaaaaaaattaaatttcatacgctattcatttttaatgtttcaagtcttcaaaattttattttaaaattattttaattgaaaataaaattgaaaaaaattgaactggatatttaaaaaagcacctgaaaaatcaggaaaaataaaattcttgacacagtaaaattttcaaataatgaaattccccaacagtttataatatgaccgtatttaaaactttctgaattataaaacaaCCGAAGAAGAAAACTCCCgcatttacataattaaaaaattgtttttaaaataaatagtatttatctactaaaaatacaataataaaatatttttatcaaagaattttttttaatgttgaaaattttttaaattattgtttgaattaaaaataaccgaagaaaatgttgaaaacaaaGTTAGTAGGATTTAgttcagcactaatttatctagaaattataaaaaatgtaatttaacaattcgattttcgAGAACgttctttgtaattaaaaaaaaatactattcacgcttgcaaaaaaaatttttaatccagaaactgatttttgttcatttattggtattttaaattcgaacaatagtttaaagaaattcaaatattaaaattttttttcgtttcataaaaatattgaattattttgttttcaataaatatataatataaattaaatttcgggaattttcgagtgcggatattttatattttagcaatgttcaaattcggaaatattataaacTCTTGGGTAGTTTCAAATACGGAATTCTTCGATTTTGACAATCTTATAATTAcggcattttattatttgggaactttATTTTTTGCTATACTTCAGTCACCCCAAAAAAAGtcgaaatcaaacttattttaaattgcattaaatcATGCGTCATTTCAAgttattgaatacattttttgttgttgaaaatgtatacaattcccgttaaaaaataaattcactgtcatttgcccatttacaaaattcatgaggaatttctttgaaaaaaatagtaaaaaatcttgaaatttaaaacaaggtCATTTACAGGGGTTTCAAGgtttttataaatgatttataataaaaaaatgaatgcttaAAATTGCGGAAACTGCGAGAAAAATGACGGAATACAATGAATTCCACGAGTTTGGGACCATTCACATAATCTGACGTCACGCACTGATAGGACTAGCTTTTCATAATAAGCATGATTATATCATTTCCATTCTTGAAGATTTACTCACGATATGACATATGTGTATTGATCATTTTATCGCAATTACTGTTTCATTCCTTATATACATACGctatgtttatttaaacaaaagaaaatgcatttttttttttagaaaatgaaaataatatactttaaattatgttactaaaatttaaactcgttttttggctgaaaactaatttttgaaaattttaaatgaaaccaatccagttaaatattcgaTCATTTTAGaggaaaactcatttctttgattgaaaaattaatttttcttaactgaaaatttaattattcaattaacgttaaaaatatatttttgtaaacaattattcttctattaatcaactattacagtttcccttgagaattcatgtttttcggtcgaaaattaatttttgtacttgaaaactcacctattcatttttgttgttaaaaaaatcatttattttcttgaaatttcgtattttttcgtgtaaaataatcttcttagttaaaagttcatcttttgtttgaaaatttaactaattgcataaaagttaaattattttgttgaaaattgctttttttttattgaagattcctcattgtaattgaaaaatcatctctttctttgaaaatgtaactattttgttaaaaattaattttttaaactgaaaatttattttttggttcaagattgatcttttttagttgaaaatttatttattttgttgaaatttgttcttttttggtataaaattaatcttgttagttaaaaattaatttctttggttgaagattcatcattttttaaattgaaaaatcatctcttttgttcaaaatgtaactattttgttaaaacttcattgtttagttttaaaaaaattaagtgtattttatcgttaaaaattttattttttaatagaaaatttaactattttgttgaaaattggctttttttatttcaaaaataactttttttaattattcgatggTGATAGTATATTCAAGAATATCTTGTGATATAATTCCTCAAAGCTTTcaacatctttttttgtttttaatgcaaattgttcaTAATAcatcaaataatattttctactgataatgctatttttataaaaattgtttataggatttattattgtttttagcaagtTTCTCTCTGAATAGAATTATAAAGTTGCGGGTTTTCCGaatttttgaacttattattAACTTTCCAGTTAGAGCGAAgcaacaataaattaaatttatcatatATAATTGTTCACACAATTTATGATTATATATCAGAATTTTCTCGTAAAATAATCCtagaaaatttcagttgattCGAATTTTACAAACCTATTTTCAACTTTCCAGTTAGAGCGAGGCAataatctattaaatttaaaagaaataattgttaaaagaatgtattatttataataatattttctaggaATAGCAATATAAAGAAGcagttttttctagaattttccagTTTTTCATTAGAGTAGGGTAAtgataattaaagttaacaaacatgattgtttaaacaattaagtattatctttcaaaatattgtttttcaataattctagaaagttgcagtttttttataaatttacttacAATGAggtcataattaaataaattgagaaaacataattgtttaaacaaattaatattgtttataactatcttttcttatatTAATGCTATATCGTCgcagtttttcctgaaattttcaaccttttgtctactttttacttagtgaggtaataattaattcaagttaatagacataattgtttaatcaatttattattatttttagtaacattatcttcgaataatgctagatttgaattttttcctttggccatttagttataaacaaataataaatatataaacattagatagtcattttttaaacaatctctttcttttttgtgaatatatgtTTCTAAAATACAACAATATGTTATTCCTCACTGACTAGAAACGGAAgtcaaaaactttatttactaCAAGTAGTAACAGAGTACCGGAAGTAATTTCCTGACTGTAGGAAGTCTACCTTTTTCCGTGACATGTGTACATTATTATCAATGACAACGCATTTTCTCCAGGGTAGAGAGGAGCACTGATAGTAAAATATaagcgatttcaaatttttcttttacgcttTGTCATAGAATTCGTGTtgcaattcaaaacaaaatttttacaagtactgcaaattattccattctttgtttttatcTCTACCGTAAGACAGTCTTTTtgtataaggtaatttttttaaaacattggcaaaagagtaaaaataattcatattaaaaaatagaatactattaaaaaaattgatcttgttggtgttcatttatttatcaataattgtttaaatcattttttatcttgacttgcatcaattattacctcactctaaatacaaagtgaacaaaaagttgataaactcagaaaaaacgcaactatctAGCACTAATTTAGgagaaatagttataaacaataattagtttaaactaatggataaaaagttgaaacttataaaaaacctgcaactttttagaattattctaagagaatattgtgataaagaataacaaattgtttgaaaaataatatttgttaactttaattattatctcactctcattgataaattgaaaacaggttgaaaaatccagaaaaaatcgcaacttcctaactctattctaagaaaaaatggctaaaacaataaggaattcttttaaaaatttatataaacatagaATTTAGTAGTATTTTATATATGAAATCCATTCTTattcaggtttttaaaaatttttaagcttcaatCAGAAACTCAATAACTTcggagtaagtttttattttttaatcaaactgaagATTACACTTTGTATCGCAATCCGCAACTGaaccagtttaaattttttgtcagtgTCACTTTAAGATTGTGAACGAACACATCTATTTCCTCGAAACTGGACAACTTTTTCTAAGCAATGTTTTGGGTCTAAATCATTAACACGTAATCTCAGAAATGGACTTTAGTCTAATCTTTAAAtggcgatttcgattttacagaatcttATTTCGCTTTTCTGCAAAATTCCGaagtttttcatttataaaaaaaatggaaaaactttgtAAATAAGAAAGCAGTTTTTTTGAAGATGAAGTATTCTCTAGAAATACATAAtacaatattttgatgtaacacatgtctttttatctttttttagtcatacaaatattgaagtgaatgtaagaattaattgaaattcaccaatttaaaacttttttttcaatactatgaagaataaaaaattatactaataataatacaatataaaaatttctaatgagtatttaattgttaaaaaattttgaacacttaAATTTGAGCTGCAATTAAATTCTGatattattgagaaaaataaaataaatattaccagttggtttttaaatttgtataagtacaatttttttaagttttgagaaaattaaaaaaacctttctcaatattttagatgtttagaaaaaattagaagattttaaagaatttc
This Belonocnema kinseyi isolate 2016_QV_RU_SX_M_011 chromosome 3, B_treatae_v1, whole genome shotgun sequence DNA region includes the following protein-coding sequences:
- the LOC117168759 gene encoding uncharacterized protein LOC117168759 codes for the protein MAQITRLSIIKFLELLIVIVLLVLHAYSDDVATEQHTRFLTMGTIGGYLIILVGLFAGGIMGTPVNRRVDLFYSVIGCALFIVVGVLNIQAFDRLYKSKTKDTGIAKGSMAIIEGALFFLDAIFTFRGDA